GACGGTGCGGCTCAACCTGCTGATCACCGGCAAGATCGTGGACCACGGCAACGGCACCTTCAGCGTGTACTTCCGCCACAACTCCACGGGCCAGGGGAACATCTCCGTCAGCCTGGTGCCGCCCGTCAAGGCGGTGGAGTTCGACCTGGAGCGCCAGAGCGTGGTCTACCCCAAGGACTCCAAGATCTTCAACTGCCGCGTGGACTACGAGAAGGTGGACCGCAACAAGAAGACCTCGCTGTGCAACTACGACCCGTCCAAGACCTGCTTCCAGGAGCAGACCCAGAGCCACGTCTCCTGGATCTGTTCGAAACCCTTCAAGGTCATCTGCATCTACATCTCCTTCTACAGCACGGACTACCGCCTGGTCCAGAAGGTCTGCCCCGACTACAACTACCACAACGAGATGCCCTACCTGCCCTCGGGGTAGGGGCGGAGACGGGgtgttgagggggtgggggcagggggcactGGGGGTTCCGGAGGGGGGTAGTCACAGCCCTGGGACCTGTGCTCTAACGCGAGCGAATCAGCGAGACTGTGTGAGGAAATACAATCGCACACATGAATCTACCCTAACGGCAGTGGAACAGAcagcaatatattaaaatattacagaaataaaatcgGAATAATATTGCGACAATATTATATTGCCTTCACGATATACAGCAAATATAAAAAGTGCAGGAAATATAGcaattattgttcttttttcagatactgaaagatttttgaaaaaaatattgcataaatattgaaatatataaatatataatgctggtttccacacacacgcacgtacacacacacacacacacacacacacacacacacgtacacacattcaTTTCCTGCTCAGCCCAACTATCAACAGCCAGTTTGGAATTGTAAATTGCTTTAGTATTCCCTGCTCGTAATTCCCTTGGGTTTATTGCCTTATGCTTGCTGTTTATGAACTAGCATCGTGCAGGTTTAACATTCCTATTGGAgtctgaacacactgaaaatacagccaaataaaacatgtcacgatattgcaacacttcacaatatgtgcataaaaaatagaaaaatacgAAAATTGCCACTTTGAAATGAGATCACTGCTGTGGAATCATACCCctattttccaaaaagtccatatttataatatattgcagCATGTTCCATTTCTGAGAGGTAGTTTTTCGAATGTTCGGCTGGATACAGGTGTCCTGTAGGACACTACACAGGAGAAATTCCATATCTGCTATTCTAGAAgtgttccttttttatttttatttttttattattcccaCTAAAGTGAAATCTCTCCTTTTCATCTCAGATacgcaaaatgaaaaatggctaAAATTAAGCTGTTCCGCAGCCATATTTAGAGATAGTGGAAAAATATTGCAGCCGAAATGGGCCCCCATTCATCTGGGCCCGAGCTCAGGTTCAACAAAGAATAGCGGAGCGTTTCGGAGCCGAACAATGGGGACGTTATTCATTACGCTCGCCCCTTGCGCACACCTGAAGAGGTTTTGTGGCgatttgaattaaaatggaggaggagaaagagcatTCATTAGGTTGCATTCTGCGTCCATTGTTCTCTTCGTTTTATGAGCCTCTGCGATTGCCAGCCTGGagtctattaaaaaaatatctgattttGTTACCATCAGAGCTCCCGATATGATAAGGTGATACATTTTCTTGTGCATGGGGAAGGTTCTTTTTCAACCGactgctgtatttttaaataaatgcatttaaaaatttacacacacacacacacacacacacacacacacacacacacgcataataCCTGATACATAATGAGTTGAACTAGGTAACCTCTACTTTGAAAGGAAAAAGCCTTCAGCAAAGATTTGATGTATATAGCCAAACTGCATTATTGTTGCTTGATGATGGCATGGCACCGTGGCCAATCAAAACACTTCTCTCGGTTTACATTTCTGCGACAAATATCGCTACGCGCCtgataatttcacatttaaaatatgagagGCGTAACAATCCGTTTTGTCGGGAACCTCACAGAGCTGACAAAACAACAAGCTCGGAAGCTGggttgctttcatttatttattatcgtCAATTCTTCACGGCTAAATTGGAGTAATCGAGCACCGTAACTTCAGCGTTTCCCCCCCAGACGTCTCATTTAACATATTTGCGATCGGGCGTTTTAATTAGATTGTGGAAAAAATGCACAGTGACATAAAGCAAGGGAACTTGACTGGTTTAACACAAATTGGATCCTTAACGCAGAGGTTAGGGAGCACTTTGGGGTTTTTATAAATGCTTGTGTTCAGGCCGGGCCTGCAGGCTCATAGTTCACCCGCAGTAAGGACATCCCATAAATGTTCGCCTGTGGGGTGGCATTAAGGCCAGTATAAAACCGTTgcttttatcattttctttttagagagaggaaaacagcgagagaaacaaaataaaaataaccgcGTATGAAAACCGTAGgagatgagagaaagagtgctAATTTACGGTTTTAGGAAAGACTGATTCCTTAAAGGGCTATTTTGTTGGCTCGTAACGGCATATCCCTGCGTCTGTGAAAACAGCGCGGCTCTCGCCGTCCCGCCGAGACCGTCGTGGAATTTCATTATGAcccttataaaaaaaaaaaaacgaacgcATCTGCGGAACCGAAGCCGCTTATTGACGCACGTAAACCCAGTCTTTGTTTCGTACTTTCAAATGACGTTGGTTTCCACCTTCCCCACGCGCACGTGTGATCGCCTAGCCGTTCTCGCTTGCAAATCATAAAGGCGAAGGCCGAGTGAATTCCTCTTAGCGCCCGCCGATGGCCGCCGGTCTGCGTTTCCGGCCGCAGCCAATCCACGCCCGACGGAGATTGCGTTAAGGTGCGGTCACGCTACAATTCACGCTCGCGAAATCATTACGGACCCCGCAGCGAACgctaaaataaatcatttaaaaaaatgttagaatAAGATATGTTTACCGTCGATTCTGGTTTCCCGCTACACGGCGAACCATGCTGCCTTGTTTGCGTCTTGTGTTCCTTTAAAGTTGAATTAAATGAGATTGAATGATGGGACACAGCCAAAATGATAGCCtcctccgttttttttttttcagcttagGGGTCAACCCGCGACGTCGAGGTCGTCTAATTGGTCAGCTACGTTTGCGCGAAGCGGATTCGCAGGTCAAAGTCCGCTAAACCTGAACTCTGGTACGGAGCGAAATGCGAAAATCCTTCGCATTCGGATACATATCTTTCCTCCCGCCTTCCGCACGTGTTTGAATGGAAGCGAGCGGAACGCGAAAGGCTGGTGTGACCGCACCTTTTACACCCCGCTCACGAGGCACCGCAGAAACGCGCGCAGGCCGGCCTGTAAACCATTCGTTTCCCCCGCGGTCGGCTAACGGCATCGACGCTAATATCGATACCAGCACGCTTTCCCTATCGCAGCGCTGAGAGGCAGCGCTCACACCTGTCCTAACGAAGCGACAGCCGCAGCTGAGATCTGCGCCTCGAGACGGGCGCGGGCGTTTGGTTCGGCTACGTTAAGGCCGTAAAAAATAATcgtaattataaaaaataaaaaaaaacctcgtGTTCTCTCGACGCGCCGTTGGAACGCGCCGTTCTCGTTTAAATCAGGGCGCGAGCGGGACCTACAAATCACAGCCGGCGAGAGAGCGCAGCAGCGATAACGGCCTTCGTCTTTCTCACAACTTCTTCACGGGCGAGCTGGAGCGCTAATGGCGGCGTCTGATCGCAGGGGCGGTTCCAGCGCCCGCGCGCATCGCGGCCACATCAGGAGAACGTGTAAAGGCTGGgctctcaaactccagtcctggagagccgcggCCTCTCCGGGTTTTTTGCGGTGTCCTTTCGATCGGCAGCCGATTTAGGAAACGAGGCGCGCGGACTCCTTAGCCAATCGGTGACTTGAATTGGGCGCTTCAAGTGCAGGAACGCGTCAAACACCAGCAGGCGCAGCCGTCGTCCGGGATTCCAGTTTGAGATCGCCACTCTGAGCGCGAAGTACAGTCAGCTACACGGCCACACACGGGACAGACGGTTAACTAAGGTCCAGACTTCTCTGTGCTGTTAAAAATGTGCGTCTGCGCTTTGCGTGGTTGGATTCGAGACGTAATGAATGTTCCCAAACCCTTGGTGTgtgccccccctctcctccccctgcccccccaggcAATGCCCCGGTACTGATATCCTGCAGAACTGGCCTCTCCGGGGGGCACCCAGACGGGGGTAAAACCGCACCCCGTCCCGCCAGCCAGTCGTAGACGGGACTGCTCTGTAAGATATTCATTCCCCTCCCAGTGACTCCCTCTGACCGATCCCATCCGGGCGGATGACCCGTCTCCATGGGTACGAACCCTGTGGAGGACCTGAGGTCTGCTGAGACACGGGAGCAACATTCTCCATTCTGGAGCAACACCCGAAACCCAGCGGCAAAGCACCTCTGTACCCCCCCTCTCAGGAGCGCCTGACTGGACAATGAATTTAAGAGGTgcataacccctcccccccgcttaCCCCCAACCAATCGACTTTACCCTGGCCTTGTGGGAGGGGTCATGCAGTCGCTGCATCCATGGCTAACGGACACTTAGCCTTCCTGAGGGCCGGGGCGCAGCTGGTCAACGCAGTGCAATACTACAAACTTCAGAATAAACGCCCAAATAACGTCTGAGTAACGTCAGAATAACATCCCCATCAGCCCCTTGCCCTTGGTTCTAAATAAAGTTGTATTTAAATGTTGATCGCACTGGTCGGGTGTTCTTTCCTGAATTGCTGAAACGCGCCGTTTCTGTGACGCGGGCGCCGCTGTGCGGACGCCATTGTGGCTCCGCCGTAACGCGGCTGCACAAACGGCAGTTGGCACGGCTGCGGGTTTCGGTCTCATCTCATCCATTCCCTCTCATTTCATTCAGGCAGCGCGGCAGAAGAGAATCGGCGAACGCGGCAGAAGACTTCATTTTGCGTATTAGCGTGCGGACACCCCGGCGCTGGAGGCcagcgagagaggagagaggtgacGGGAGCGGAGCCGACCGGCCTCTCAGAGAAGCGGACGCGAGCGCGGGGCCTTTAATTAggtgcatatatattttatttccgaCCGTATCCCTCcgccttttaaaaaagaaagacgtAACTGACATTAATTCCACTGGGCTCCTTAATTAAATCCCAGACAGACCGCTAACGAGGCGACGAGTTCACACGCCCGGCTCGCCGCGTCCCTTTAAACGAGATCCATTAcgcccccccgctgcccccctcctcgcccTGCTTCCCCATTGAAGCCTTCCCCCCGCCCACCTTGGGAAAACGCTCACGCAATCCGACGAAAGGGGAGAACGAGGGATGACGGGCGGAAGAACTGAAACGCGCTTTAAAAGGCGGGGCTCTTCCGAAAATTCGAAAGTGACACGAAGCGTTTCGGTAACGCTGGGCGAACCGTCAAATTCATCGTTGCCACAAATCAGGGGAAGGGACAGAGTTTTTCAGCTGGAATGATAACCTTTGGGGCATGGGGTCAGAGGGAGATATGCATTGCTAAAAGTTCCAGAgagtaaatattttcacacaccagacctgggtcaaatacgtgtttgttttggagtcaaatacttttcttcgcttcactgatcttgtctggtgtattggaaccaatgaaatactctcaaaaagtgcaaaccccggcttctggtcatattgtctggctcaattacaccaggcaagattaATAGAgtgcagaaaagtatttgaatccaaaacaaatatgtacgTGTCCCAggtctggcacacacacacacactagcccTGAATGTAATGGGCCGGGGCCTAGGACAGCACACTTAATCCAACAGGTAGACTCCGTTCTAAAGTACTGACTGGATCAGATCCAGCTCTCGTGCGCATGACGGTCTGGGTAAGACCAGGCTCTCAGTATTTGACACCGAGTCCATTCAAGCAGGTCAGAAACCACCACCACACCGCTAGCAGACGATTCAACTCTTAGCATCCAACAGTGTCATCCGCACCATCGATATTTAAACGGATACGTCTGAAGAAAATGGCTGTTTAAAAAACGAAGGTTATGAAGAGGGAGTCGCGTGCGTCATGTTTCCACTTGCGGGCGATGCTCTGTAGAGGTGACGACGAAGGCAAATTCCAGTCCAGACAGTTCGGACTTTCAACGCAGAGCTAAACAGGGCGTGCtcctcctttttattttttaaataaaaaggtgtCGGTGCGTTTCAGAGAACTATCAACAACTCGGCAAAGTTTCGAGTCGCTTTTCCCGCTTTTTCCGATTAATCCGCGTCTTCAGCtctcatcagcatcatcattaATTACCGCGTCGGTTGATCCGAATTCATTTCCCGCGCGCTCCCCACATCTGGCGCGGCGGAGCGGCGACCTTCGGCGAGGAAACGTCGAAATAATTAGAAGAAAATAGAATAACGCTccgatggaaaaaaaaaagaaagcaggcGGTTACCTGGAAACGGCACGGCCTGGAAACGGACGTTAACGCATCCACGCAAACTGAATCCCAACgcgttttaaaattttatttatttaaaaaaaaaaacaaaaaaaaacgcgtGCTTGAAGAAGCCACGCCATGCGTCCAGATGCTGGAGAGCGAGCTCCTGTTTGAGCGTTTTAatgatccctctctctctctctcccctccggAGGTGTATAGCCGGGCCAAACATGATCAAGGAGCACGACGAAGACCCACGCTAAGGGCCTTCCTCTCATTAAGGGAACTGGCGCCATTAGTGCCATACCAGCAAGGCGCCGATACACTGCACGTCTTCCTGCACGCTGCCCGAGTCTGACCCACTCCATATTCTAAAGCCTGTCATTACTGAGCGTGGAAACAAACTCACATTCGCCTCActgttatgtatgtatgtattcatgCATGCGTATATGCATGGATTCAGgcatgtttgtatgcatgtatcaGACCTGGaccaaatacgtatttgttttggattcaaataattttctacgctttactgatcttgtctggtgtattggaaccaatgaaatactctcagaaagtgcGAAgaccgccttctggtcatattggcaggctcagtgacaccaggcaagatcaacagagcacagaaaactatttgaatcaaaaacaattgcgtatttgactcaggtctgatatgtatgtacgtacgtgtttattatacacacacacacacacaccaccaccaatTTGACGTTTTTGTCCTAATACACGTGAAGggcaccacatacacatgctacAGTGACAGCATCACGAAAGCTACACAACCAATCGCCTCGCAGGACGCGCGCTTTCGAGCGCAACCATCtgcactgctgaaaaaaaaaacagacgccGCGGACGCGAGGTCTCTCCGCACGCTGCGCGCGACGGGACGTCCTGTGGGCCGGCAACGGAGTAGAGCCTCCTCTCCCCGAAACGGAGGAACCGCCGCGCGTGTCGTCACGGCAACGTGGGGAAGCGGGCGCGACCGCGTCGCAAGCCGGCATACATCAGAACGTCTGCAAACACCGGCAAAGTGCGATCGTGCGGACGGGGCGCCGGTGACTGGAACGCCGATGCAACACCTCTGTTTACGGCTTGTAATCCTGGCGCAAGCATGAATTAATTCCCGGTAAAAAAAGGTACTGAACACCGCTCACGTCATTTTCGCGTTCGCACGACGAGCGGAAGTCTCACGGGAGGCGACGCTAAATCTGATCATCCTGCCCTCCGCAGTTTGATGTCTATTTTAATCGATATCCGGAAAAAAAATCGGGAGCTCGCTGCCAAAAAGGAAAAGGTGAGACGGTTGACAGAAATGCCAAGCCGAAACGAGAATGAGTTAACCTCCCGCTTTTCAGAGATTTGAATATCAAAAGGGTTTGCGCGATTGTTTTATCTTCAGACAGGTGCGCTGAATGATTCAGTCTGGTGAagccaaaatgaacaaacaggcTGAAGGGTATAAAAAAATCTCACTGTTCTAATGCTTACCAGTCAATCTCGGAAATAACAAGTCAGATCAGATGGTCCGTTATCAATGGAAATAAaggaatgtggggggggggggggggtgtctagaaaccccacccccccccttgaAGTACAGGTATCAACACAAATCAACTAAACCCTCACAGAACAGGTCTGCCTGTGACGGACAGTTTTTGACTGGAGACGGCGCCACCGTGCCTGTGAGCCGCTCTGATCCGACGCTCATTAAGCTCCCATCcttcaaaagcaaaaagcacAGCCCGGCAAAATCCtgtaccctcccccccccctccccacccaaaccctctatccctctccttcCACTTCACTCATTTCCTCCGACAGCTGCCCTCCACGCGGACGCAGGCAGGCGGGgggtgaggttggggggggggggggattttggggGTTCATTATCAGCGCCTCTGAATGGGTTTCATCAGCGGCAGGCCGATGTGCTGAGTCAGCCGTTCTGGCTCCGCGCCCGACTCGCACCTCAATCAATCTTCATTTTCCACactccctttcttttttgacttttttctttcctcccccccccccccccttttgttttGGAATTAGTTTCCTCCGTCGGCTCGCTGGAGCTTCACTTCCCCCTCGGTGGGCAGTTTTTAAGAGTTATCGCATTATTCGCCGCGATTAACAGATGCCGGGACGGGCCGGGCAGGCAAACATCCTGCTAATGCGGATCTCGCTGCGGAAGCACAGCAGACAGGCGTCCAGACTGGAGACATGTGTTCATGAAAAGTTTCTGACTTTCCACGCAGAATGAAAGATGTGCCAGTATAAGATTAAAGCTGCAAGGAAATGAAACATACTGTAGACCCAGATTGGGATTAGCAATGACTGCAAAACACGGGCAAAAAATGTTTGACAGATCTCATCTTGGGAAATAACGTTTTTTAAGACCatacattttatgaatgaatCACCCGGCAAACATTGGACATTGGTCTCCATTGCCTGTGTTGCTCAGTCTGTTGAAGCATGAGTAATGGGCATAACTCACATGCATACGAAGTATAAAATGATACTGCTATGCAGCAATGTCCAAGCTAAGATTCAAACATGCAACTGTCTTATTAAaatcctccccctcccccctttgctTCAAAAAGACTAGCAGGTGGCTCTTCTCGAATGTGTTTTGCCCTCTGGGCTGCCAACACAGTTGCCACAGTCATTGTCTGAATTTGATACCAAAACCTACAACCATCATATCATTCACTGGGAAACCACCCTGCCCCAGTGAAAcagtttacaaaataaaagccctCCGAGTTTGCTGCAGAGGGCAGTTATTCAATTTCTTCAGAGGAGACTGGTCACTGACCAAATTCTGAAGGCTCCACCAAACTGTGTTCTGCCTCATTGttggttgaggggggggggtagaaccTTTCTTCCTTCCTGTCCCTGGTCACCTTTTTCACTACCACTCTAAATAACTGACTCTACATTGATTTGGTCACTCTTCTTTTGTACCCAGAGATACTGTTCTCTGTTCTTACTCTGGCAGCATCACTCTGCATGTCAGAGATCAGGTCTCCACCATTACCAGTTATGGGCAGCCATATCACCATGTATCCTGCTCCTGCCAAATAGCTGATGCTAAGGAGGTTTGCAGTTGCTTAGTACTTGGATAGGAGACCTCCAGGGAAAAccaagttgctgctggaagtagTGTTGGTGTGTCCGTAGGGGGCAAACATCCCTCTGGTCAAACAGACCTCTATACCCAAGTGCAGCGATGGGGACACTGTTCTGTAAGAGATGCTGTCTTTCAGAATGAGacattaaactgaggtcctgcctgtggtcattaaagatcccacaACGCACATCACAAAGAGCACAGGGGTTCCTGGTGTCATGGCTGAATTCCCAACCTGGCACTTTatctgccacctaatcatcgcccagtttaattggcttaaacaattttctccctctccacctgaACTGATGTGTAGGGGATGTTCTGGTACAAAATGGCGGCTGTGCATCACTCAgatgggtgctacacattgatGGTGGTTGAGGAGAGTTTCCCCCCTCATTACTGTAAAGCACTTCACGTGCAAGAAAAGCACAATGTAAAtccattattattttccatCCACCAATCTGAACTCCTCTCTGCCCTTTGCCCCTCCCTTCTCATTGGTTCCTGCCGCTCTGCATTGTGCACGGGGTCTCTGGGCCCTCTCCTCTGCCGAggactttatttttattactggaCTGATTTGTGCTGAATGAGCCATGTGATTCACAGCATCGGCTGCATGGCAACAGCATCATTGTGATTAATGGCAGAATTAGCATATGGGGACACATGGTTAGGCTGTGTGGAAGACTGAGCATCACAGAAAATCAGTATCTCCCCTTTAAAGGATAATTCCTCCAGAGGTGGTTTGTGGATTGAGAGCCTCATCTCGGGTATTTGGCGCATTAAGCTGTGTGAAGAGAGGATTTTCAGGGATTTCACACTGTACACATGGGCACCATAATctgaggaggaaggagaagagggagTTCACCTGTTCAGGTACATACATCCTGTAAAGGGTTAAACGTCTGCGGGAGACATAAGCCTATTGGAGGCTCTTACAAGAAAATGCTGCTAAAGCACAAAACGTTAAGGAGGGTTTCCCCAAAAcaccacatacagtatatctggTAGTGAATTTCAAGTGCATAATTAAGGGTACTGTATGCAGAAAAAGATGGCTAACCAATCTAAAATATATAAAGTGGTACTAACAATTATTTCAGCAgatgtaatatttaaatgtagtttttgcTCCCAGTATCTGGTAGTGTTCACTAGTGTGTCAAATCGAtgggaaaattatttaaataattattcatgaatTAGCATTTATACTCACTGCAGCCAATAAATATTGTGCTGTATTAATATTCGGTTAATTAAAaaggtgaaaattaaaatagagTGTCGGAGATGGAAAATTGCCTTCAAGAGTTTGATTTTATGCAGTTACACTCGCCTCAAATGTTGTTATACAACCTTATCCTGTATATTTGTTTCCATTTCCCCTTCTTTTCAAGTTCACAAGTTGTTTACTAGTTTATTACATGCATCATCTGTATTCACTTGTCTACAACACTTCAAATATTCTTACACTAATGGCACCGAATAATTGCTTGAGTGATAGTTGAGTTATAATGATGTGTACTGTGTAGTTTAATGCAGGTAATGCAAGTAGGGAGGACTGGAATTGCATTTCTTTACCTTATAATGAGGCATGTTGCTTCCCTAAGAATGGTCTGGAGGATCACTTGCAATGACTTTGTAACCTCCTGCGTAAGTTTCAAGGGTTCAGAATCTTCTGGAAGAAAGTTCTCGGCGCTTTATGAGGGTTCTAAGAATGATCTCGGCACCAAGAGGGCTCCGCGACTCAGGACTCAGACCAAAAGCCGTGGGTGCTCGCCGTACTGACATAATGCCATTCTGCTCCCCATGATCACAGCCACCTTCCCCAGCTAACAGGCTAACGGGCTGACAGGCTAACGGGCTAAGCATTAAGGTTACAACATGGCTTCAACAGAGGAAAATCAATCACTGCAGAGAGCAGGCAGTCTATGGTCCCTCCTGTacctggtaaaaaaaatttaaaataaaataaaaaaaaccttgacaGCTCACACCGTCACACtacttatgaatatttatgaagagGCAGGCGGGAACATATTTTGACACTGAATGATTAACAGATGCGACGATCCTACGTGCATCGATAGCGATAAAATCAAAAACAGACAACAGTCCCGTGTctgatgaatattcatgatCTCTGTAAGTGGCAGTAATGCGGAGCGGCGTCTTCGGAGCAAAGAGCGAGATACCCGATGATAACGCGTCTCTGCTCTCAGAGGGGGCTCGAAGCGGAGAGTCGGACGAGAGAAACACGTTCATCCAAAACATGTCAGctacagagcacagcagaggggaatcctttccctccctgtctgttttctctctctcccagacacTATCACTGTGGGCGTTAACATCTTTTTAATCATACATGTGGAATAAACAGTCTAAATATTGGAGAGATCCAGGAGGTGAGTGGAGGGGAGTGAAGCTCTGCTTCTATTAATCAAAATTTTGCAGGATAGACAGAGGTCCCACTTCTTCCCTCTGTCCCAACATCACAGTGCCCTCTTTATCTGGACAAGGGGAACATGCACCTGAATGTCACAGGAGCCCTGATTCTCTCAGGTGTGATTATACTCTCAGTGCTGCCttacatttctttacatttagTTACACAATACACTGTGACCCTGCATGAATTATAGcagacaaacacattcatatttgtgtttatgtatgtctgtttttgcacgtgcatggacacacacacacacacacacacacacactctctttcagtCTACTCTCTTCAGGTCCATCCataaattttccatttttgctgAAAGACAACGACGACAATGAAGCTCAAACTTGTCCAAAATGCACCGGTACTTGACTACAGTTCATAATTCCATAACTCTTTAACAAGAGCCCTAGGACCAATAACTGCAAACCAACTCTATAAAATTTAAAACCCATCATAATGTTTAATTTAAGGTAGGACATTCTTCTCAACAGAAGTGTCCGCTTGATGCCAAACCCAGGGCTGGTGTGAACAGCCA
This genomic window from Anguilla rostrata isolate EN2019 chromosome 17, ASM1855537v3, whole genome shotgun sequence contains:
- the LOC135243771 gene encoding neurexophilin-1-like — translated: MRAGKMCTKHGFILLLLNGTACLLALGQEDQSSSHKGGAGEQPKPVGVLDGQGLSPLGRWMLQTRSRAANATGLELPYRAPAAPLPLSKQDFWDILGSDSRPDAAGGGSRAKRHPIVKTGKFKKMFGWGDFYSNIKTVRLNLLITGKIVDHGNGTFSVYFRHNSTGQGNISVSLVPPVKAVEFDLERQSVVYPKDSKIFNCRVDYEKVDRNKKTSLCNYDPSKTCFQEQTQSHVSWICSKPFKVICIYISFYSTDYRLVQKVCPDYNYHNEMPYLPSG